The following proteins are co-located in the uncultured Draconibacterium sp. genome:
- a CDS encoding GH32 C-terminal domain-containing protein has protein sequence MKLIILIISSLFIAAFSLSCSDDDGSLPPIVTPEETIEEVVAFKFNENSGNTTVESNTNNNYEILGNGINRMPGVMGNGLFFDGLSSQITGTLSSSILPKSQFSLSLWVSPKSYPISTSAMLALTTEGSNTGVMVGLNKFGQIVVNYFINGVSYEHVTAESLQKNVWSSVMVSISPKNGLLKIFLDKTIIKNTTIPNGNISWPATNTSFIIGKNTKGEQIGIYDIDYFSGAIDELMIFSGQLTQEIVNSEYSKYSPPSPPVSYQLDINYSDNFYRPIYHSLPDYGWANESYGLIYHQNKYHMFFQKNEVFLGIAQQNWGHFTSTNMVDWDEQNAVLWPDEGWDNFGIWSGCTIILNNGTPAVAYTGVDGVKAGIGTAISTDNYQTLVKNSYNPVIPFAPHQVDMDFRDPYIWEKDGTYHMVVGSGISSIGGNLVYYKSEDFKNWNYEGIAFQGQKSEGEGAFWEMPVIYEFPNGKEMLLVQKTPDATPAITTYWIGQFENGVFTPDFEKAKKLEVVNGFLSPTVTADEQGLITAIGIIPDEVDAQFQMEQGWAHLFSVPQVWELDETNTIVIKPHPNLDALRGSETTFSNLTLEDGGSNYLQNYNERHFELNATINTGDATQFGFILGKSPDGQEEYKVYYDFSAQQWVVDASKSSLNSLVRKDIRTGDYSIEQGDIVDVRVFVDGSVLEVFVDNKVHFTGRFFPTLASATGVDMFVKGGTATANVTVYKISN, from the coding sequence ATGAAACTAATCATTCTAATTATTTCATCTTTATTCATTGCTGCTTTTTCTTTATCATGTAGCGATGATGATGGGTCACTTCCTCCGATAGTCACTCCTGAAGAAACGATTGAGGAAGTAGTTGCGTTTAAGTTTAATGAAAACTCCGGGAATACCACCGTCGAATCGAATACCAACAATAACTACGAAATATTGGGTAACGGTATTAACCGAATGCCTGGCGTAATGGGTAATGGATTGTTCTTCGATGGCTTGTCAAGCCAGATAACTGGGACACTGTCGAGCAGTATTCTTCCTAAAAGTCAGTTTAGTTTGTCTTTATGGGTGTCTCCGAAATCTTATCCTATAAGCACTTCTGCAATGTTGGCTCTGACTACAGAGGGATCTAATACAGGAGTTATGGTAGGTTTAAATAAATTTGGTCAGATTGTAGTGAACTACTTTATAAATGGAGTCTCATATGAACATGTAACTGCCGAAAGTCTGCAAAAAAATGTATGGAGCTCTGTGATGGTAAGCATCAGTCCCAAAAACGGTTTATTGAAGATTTTTCTTGACAAAACAATTATTAAAAATACTACTATCCCGAACGGAAACATCTCATGGCCAGCAACCAACACCTCGTTCATTATTGGAAAAAATACAAAAGGTGAGCAGATTGGTATTTATGATATTGACTATTTCTCAGGAGCAATAGATGAGTTAATGATATTTTCTGGTCAATTAACTCAAGAAATTGTAAATTCAGAATATAGTAAGTATAGCCCACCATCGCCTCCGGTATCCTATCAATTGGATATTAATTATTCCGATAACTTTTATCGGCCTATATATCACTCTCTTCCTGATTATGGATGGGCAAATGAATCTTACGGACTAATATACCATCAGAATAAATACCACATGTTCTTTCAGAAAAATGAAGTTTTTCTGGGAATCGCTCAACAAAATTGGGGGCACTTCACCAGTACGAACATGGTAGATTGGGATGAACAGAATGCCGTTTTATGGCCCGATGAAGGATGGGATAATTTTGGGATTTGGTCTGGTTGCACGATTATTCTTAACAATGGCACTCCCGCAGTAGCTTATACAGGCGTTGATGGAGTTAAGGCAGGTATTGGAACGGCCATATCAACCGATAATTATCAGACGCTTGTTAAAAATTCGTATAATCCTGTAATTCCTTTCGCACCACATCAGGTAGATATGGATTTTAGAGATCCGTATATCTGGGAAAAAGATGGTACCTACCACATGGTAGTTGGCAGTGGAATATCATCAATAGGTGGTAATCTTGTTTATTATAAAAGTGAAGATTTTAAGAATTGGAATTATGAAGGAATAGCCTTTCAGGGGCAGAAGAGTGAAGGAGAAGGAGCTTTTTGGGAAATGCCTGTTATATATGAATTCCCTAATGGAAAAGAAATGCTTTTAGTTCAAAAAACTCCCGATGCTACTCCCGCTATTACCACTTATTGGATTGGACAATTTGAAAATGGCGTTTTTACTCCTGATTTTGAAAAAGCTAAAAAATTAGAAGTTGTTAATGGATTTTTGTCACCGACTGTAACAGCCGATGAACAAGGACTAATAACGGCAATTGGTATTATCCCCGACGAGGTTGATGCACAATTCCAAATGGAACAAGGTTGGGCACATTTATTTAGTGTGCCCCAAGTTTGGGAATTAGATGAAACGAATACAATTGTAATTAAACCACACCCTAATTTGGATGCGCTTAGGGGATCCGAAACCACATTTAGCAACCTCACATTAGAAGATGGTGGTAGTAATTATCTTCAGAATTATAATGAACGCCATTTTGAACTGAACGCGACAATCAATACTGGCGATGCCACTCAATTTGGATTTATTCTCGGAAAATCTCCCGATGGACAAGAAGAGTATAAAGTTTACTATGATTTTTCTGCACAACAATGGGTAGTAGATGCTTCAAAATCATCACTTAACTCGCTGGTCAGAAAAGACATCAGAACTGGTGATTACTCTATAGAACAGGGAGATATAGTTGATGTTCGTGTATTTGTGGACGGATCTGTACTGGAAGTATTTGTTGATAATAAAGTACATTTTACCGGACGTTTTTTCCCAACACTCGCCAGTGCAACCGGAGTTGATATGTTTGTCAAGGGCGGAACTGCAACGGCCAATGTAACAGTTTATAAAATTTCTAACTAA
- a CDS encoding carbohydrate kinase has product MEIKNKEILCIGEVLWDRLPSGAKPGGAPMNVALHLNAIGLDVAIASRIGNDESGKKLKDFLKSSGVTTNYIQTDEFLPTSEVLVHLDDNNNATYEICEPVAWDSILLTEDLIKKAKSSGLVIYGTLASRNPLTRKTILTLLDNDGLKLIDVNFRKPYDSQEVVEKLLDKTDIVKLNDDELVVFAQWYNKHKYDEKSLIKWFVSHYNIKMVCVTKGENGALLYYDGEFYEHPGFKVNAVDTVGAGDAFLAGLIASLLNKKEPADALAFACATGAFVASKEGATPRYDMAEISEILSGN; this is encoded by the coding sequence ATGGAAATAAAGAATAAGGAAATCTTATGTATTGGAGAGGTGCTGTGGGACCGTCTACCATCGGGAGCTAAACCTGGAGGAGCGCCAATGAATGTAGCGCTTCATTTAAATGCAATTGGATTAGATGTGGCAATAGCAAGCAGAATTGGGAACGACGAGTCTGGTAAAAAACTGAAAGATTTTCTAAAAAGTTCTGGTGTTACTACGAATTACATCCAAACCGATGAATTTCTTCCAACCAGTGAGGTATTGGTCCATCTGGATGACAATAATAACGCTACCTATGAGATTTGCGAACCGGTCGCATGGGACAGTATTCTTTTAACTGAGGATTTAATCAAAAAAGCAAAAAGTTCAGGCTTGGTTATTTATGGCACTTTGGCTTCACGTAATCCACTAACACGCAAGACCATCCTAACATTATTGGACAACGATGGTCTTAAACTTATTGATGTGAACTTTCGTAAACCTTACGATTCGCAGGAAGTGGTCGAAAAGCTACTGGATAAAACTGATATCGTAAAACTAAACGACGACGAATTGGTGGTATTTGCACAGTGGTATAACAAACACAAATACGATGAAAAAAGTCTTATCAAATGGTTTGTGTCGCATTACAATATAAAAATGGTTTGTGTAACCAAAGGCGAAAATGGAGCATTATTGTACTATGATGGCGAATTTTACGAACACCCCGGATTTAAAGTAAACGCTGTTGATACCGTTGGTGCAGGAGACGCATTTCTTGCCGGATTAATTGCATCTCTTCTAAATAAAAAAGAACCTGCCGATGCATTGGCATTTGCTTGTGCAACAGGAGCATTCGTTGCATCAAAAGAAGGAGCGACTCCAAGGTACGACATGGCTGAAATAAGTGAAATTTTATCAGGAAACTAA
- a CDS encoding sugar porter family MFS transporter — MKQQNVFTVAIIIAIGGFLFGYDIAMMSGTTTQLETLYNLNSFWLGFTVAVAIIGTIIGTLIIGKPAEKFGRRKSLIVLSGLFAISTLGSAFAINWSMLLFFRLITGVLLGSITVVTPMFIAEISPAKKRGQLVLLNQFFVVTAIFLAFAVNYLLANIIESNSWRWMIGVEVIPATLFFLLLNLVPESPRWLINKGRNDEALAIFQRIKAKNPEEEVRIVKESVEQEEAIGHGKLFVRENRFPIMIAILIAAFNQLAGINAIMIYAPRVFEMAGFGTNASLLQSISVGATNLIFTFVALFLIDKYGRRTLLMVGSVGMVFFLGMLSKAFFTENYSELGGNGVMIYLMGFIAFFAFSQGAVLWVVISEIFPNKVRSQGQALGSFTHWIFAAALIWGFPVLNNSVGGGISFGFFAVMMVLHFFFAWKILPETKGKSLEDIQKELIQQ, encoded by the coding sequence ATGAAGCAACAAAATGTCTTTACAGTCGCAATAATAATCGCAATTGGAGGTTTCCTTTTTGGTTATGATATAGCCATGATGTCAGGAACCACCACACAATTAGAAACTTTATACAATTTAAATAGCTTTTGGCTTGGTTTTACAGTGGCCGTTGCTATTATTGGGACTATCATTGGTACATTAATAATAGGTAAGCCTGCCGAAAAATTCGGTCGCCGCAAATCATTAATTGTACTATCTGGTCTTTTTGCAATATCAACTTTAGGTAGTGCTTTTGCCATTAACTGGAGCATGCTTTTGTTCTTCCGCTTAATAACCGGAGTGTTATTGGGAAGTATTACAGTTGTAACCCCAATGTTTATTGCTGAGATCTCACCAGCCAAGAAACGCGGACAATTGGTTTTACTGAACCAGTTTTTTGTAGTAACGGCTATTTTCCTGGCTTTTGCAGTGAATTATCTTTTGGCAAATATAATTGAAAGCAATTCGTGGCGTTGGATGATTGGTGTTGAAGTCATCCCTGCAACCTTATTCTTTTTGCTGTTGAATTTGGTTCCAGAAAGCCCAAGATGGCTAATCAATAAAGGACGGAACGACGAAGCTTTAGCAATTTTCCAACGCATAAAAGCCAAGAATCCTGAAGAAGAAGTTCGTATTGTAAAAGAATCTGTTGAACAGGAAGAAGCTATAGGGCACGGAAAGTTATTTGTAAGAGAGAATCGTTTTCCGATAATGATAGCTATTTTGATAGCAGCGTTCAATCAATTAGCTGGCATTAACGCCATCATGATTTATGCTCCCCGTGTATTTGAAATGGCTGGCTTTGGAACTAATGCATCTTTACTACAATCCATTTCTGTTGGTGCAACGAACCTAATATTCACTTTTGTAGCCCTTTTCCTTATCGACAAATATGGACGACGGACTTTACTAATGGTCGGTTCTGTAGGAATGGTGTTCTTTCTTGGAATGCTTTCAAAAGCCTTTTTTACAGAGAATTATTCAGAACTGGGAGGTAATGGTGTTATGATTTACCTGATGGGGTTCATCGCATTTTTTGCTTTTTCGCAAGGTGCTGTATTATGGGTGGTAATTTCTGAAATCTTTCCTAATAAAGTCCGCTCACAAGGACAAGCACTGGGAAGTTTTACCCACTGGATTTTCGCGGCAGCACTGATTTGGGGATTTCCTGTTTTGAATAATTCTGTAGGTGGTGGGATATCATTTGGTTTTTTTGCTGTAATGATGGTGTTGCATTTCTTTTTTGCTTGGAAAATACTTCCTGAAACGAAAGGCAAATCATTAGAAGACATTCAAAAAGAGTTAATACAACAATAA
- the mobC gene encoding conjugal transfer protein MobC — MQNEDDVRALAKIIELIRAVSILILIFHIYWFCYEILVEFHATVGIIDKILLNFQRYTGIFSLPVWSKLASFVLLAISCLGIRGVKTEKVTWTRIMIFLVFGLGFYFFNGFILKLQTSLIAKSVLYILSLSIGYILLLKSGLWMSRLLKNNLMQDVFNDENESFMQEMQLMENEYSVNLPTRFKHKGTNYDGWINVVNPFRASIVLGTPGSGKSYAIVNNYIRQQIQKGFSMYIYDFKFDDLSVIAYNTLLKNIHRYDVPPKFYVINFDDPERSHRCNPIAPEFMTDIADAYESAYTIMLNLNKTWIQKQGDFFVESPIILLAAIIWYLKIYKNGRYCTFPHAVEFLNKKYADIFTILTSYPELENYLSPFIDAWEGGAQDQLQGQIASAKIPLSRMISPQLYWVMSGNDFTLDINNPKEPKILCVGNNPDRQNIYSAALGLYNSRIVKLINKKGQLKSSVIIDELPTIYFRGLDNLIATARSNKVAVCLGFQDFSQLNRDYGDKEAKVVMNTVGNIFSGQVVGETAKTLSERFGKVLQKRQSMTINRQDKSTSINTQMDTLIPASKISNLTQGTFVGAVSDNFDERIEQKIFHAEIVVDNERVARETKNYKPIPVITNFTDKEGKSQLQQEINFNYSRIKSETAQIVVDELERIKNDPGLGHLIKN; from the coding sequence ATGCAAAACGAAGACGATGTAAGAGCCCTTGCAAAAATTATAGAGTTAATCAGGGCAGTAAGTATCCTAATTCTAATATTTCATATTTACTGGTTTTGTTACGAGATCCTTGTTGAGTTTCATGCAACAGTTGGCATCATCGATAAAATTCTGCTAAATTTTCAGAGATACACCGGAATCTTCTCTTTGCCAGTTTGGTCGAAGCTGGCAAGTTTTGTTTTGCTGGCTATTTCTTGTCTGGGGATACGAGGTGTAAAAACAGAAAAAGTGACCTGGACCAGGATTATGATTTTTCTCGTTTTCGGATTAGGTTTCTATTTCTTTAATGGTTTTATATTGAAGCTTCAAACCTCGTTAATAGCAAAAAGTGTTCTTTACATTTTATCGTTGTCAATTGGATATATCCTGCTTTTGAAATCGGGATTATGGATGAGTCGCCTATTAAAAAATAACCTGATGCAGGATGTTTTTAACGACGAAAACGAATCATTCATGCAGGAAATGCAATTAATGGAAAATGAATACTCTGTAAACCTCCCCACGCGGTTTAAACATAAAGGTACGAATTACGATGGATGGATTAATGTGGTGAATCCTTTCCGGGCAAGTATTGTTTTGGGGACTCCTGGTAGCGGAAAATCTTATGCCATTGTAAATAACTACATCAGGCAACAAATTCAGAAGGGTTTCAGCATGTACATTTACGATTTTAAGTTTGACGACCTGAGCGTAATTGCTTACAATACATTATTGAAAAACATACACAGATACGATGTACCTCCGAAATTTTATGTAATAAATTTTGATGACCCGGAACGCAGTCATCGCTGTAATCCAATTGCACCGGAATTTATGACTGATATTGCGGATGCTTATGAATCGGCGTATACGATCATGCTGAACCTGAATAAAACCTGGATTCAGAAACAGGGTGACTTCTTCGTTGAATCGCCTATTATCCTTCTAGCTGCTATTATCTGGTACCTGAAGATCTATAAAAATGGAAGGTATTGCACTTTTCCCCATGCAGTGGAATTTTTGAATAAAAAGTATGCTGACATTTTTACTATTCTGACTTCTTATCCAGAGTTGGAAAATTACCTATCTCCTTTTATTGATGCCTGGGAAGGTGGTGCACAGGATCAGCTTCAGGGGCAGATTGCCAGTGCTAAAATTCCACTATCACGAATGATATCTCCTCAGCTTTACTGGGTAATGTCTGGTAACGATTTTACTCTGGACATTAACAATCCGAAAGAACCGAAAATCCTTTGCGTTGGAAATAATCCCGACCGCCAGAACATTTACTCTGCAGCACTGGGGTTATATAATTCCCGCATCGTAAAACTCATCAACAAAAAGGGACAATTAAAAAGCTCAGTAATTATTGATGAGCTACCGACAATATATTTCCGTGGATTGGATAATTTGATTGCAACTGCACGAAGTAATAAGGTTGCTGTGTGCCTTGGATTTCAGGATTTTTCACAGCTTAACCGGGATTATGGAGACAAAGAGGCAAAGGTTGTTATGAATACCGTGGGAAATATTTTTAGCGGCCAGGTGGTTGGAGAGACTGCCAAAACCTTATCGGAACGGTTTGGGAAAGTGTTGCAAAAACGCCAATCGATGACCATTAACCGGCAGGATAAATCCACCTCTATTAACACTCAAATGGATACTTTAATTCCGGCATCGAAAATAAGTAACCTTACACAGGGAACTTTTGTGGGTGCCGTTTCGGATAACTTTGACGAACGTATTGAGCAAAAGATTTTCCATGCAGAAATTGTAGTTGACAACGAAAGAGTTGCCAGAGAAACAAAGAACTATAAGCCGATCCCGGTTATCACAAATTTTACCGATAAAGAAGGGAAAAGCCAGCTTCAACAAGAAATTAATTTCAATTATTCTCGCATCAAAAGCGAAACAGCGCAGATTGTTGTGGATGAATTGGAAAGGATTAAAAACGATCCAGGATTAGGGCATTTGATAAAGAATTAG
- the mobB gene encoding conjugal transfer protein MobB: MVAKISSGSSIYSALAYNHNKLKKDAASVLLVNKMVEPQDGNYTIGLCTRSFEHYLSANKRTENPVIHISLNPDPKDKLSNEQLSQLAEQYMEKLGYGNQPYIVYKHEDIDRHHLHIVSVKIDETGKMIRDNFQHRLSMRICRELEQNFGLTPANEKQKKGVYNLKPVEFKKGNLKHQIANVIRPVSRTWNFQSFNEYKALLSYYNVHATVVKGEKNGKPFRGIVYAALDNKGEVFGNTIKSSKFGKSTGYEALLTQTEKSKEQIKNKKLKERPREVISKVFYKSGNRKDFEDQLLKQGISVLFRENDSGRIYGATFIDHKQKFVFNGSRLGKEFSANVFNERFGVENKTDEQTNSPDQGHSEYPDKRASGIENLAGLFGIETLGEDYQEEAFIRRMKRKKRKKRKS; encoded by the coding sequence ATGGTTGCAAAAATAAGTTCAGGAAGTTCAATTTATAGTGCATTGGCGTACAATCACAATAAGCTAAAAAAGGATGCTGCTTCTGTTTTATTGGTCAACAAAATGGTTGAACCGCAAGACGGAAACTATACGATTGGTTTATGCACGAGATCATTTGAGCATTATTTAAGTGCCAATAAACGAACCGAAAATCCGGTTATTCATATTTCGTTAAATCCCGATCCGAAAGACAAGCTAAGCAATGAACAACTCTCCCAGTTAGCTGAGCAGTACATGGAAAAACTGGGCTACGGTAATCAACCTTACATCGTTTACAAGCATGAAGATATTGACCGACACCATTTGCATATTGTTTCTGTAAAAATTGATGAAACGGGGAAAATGATTCGGGACAATTTTCAACACCGGCTATCCATGCGTATTTGTCGGGAACTGGAGCAGAATTTTGGATTAACACCTGCCAATGAAAAACAAAAGAAAGGAGTTTACAACTTAAAGCCGGTTGAATTCAAAAAGGGAAATCTAAAACATCAAATTGCCAATGTTATTCGTCCTGTATCGAGAACGTGGAACTTCCAATCGTTTAATGAATACAAGGCCTTGCTCTCATACTATAATGTTCATGCTACTGTAGTGAAAGGAGAAAAGAACGGGAAACCTTTTCGTGGGATTGTTTATGCGGCATTAGACAATAAAGGTGAAGTATTTGGGAATACAATCAAGTCATCAAAATTTGGAAAATCTACGGGCTATGAGGCTCTACTTACTCAAACTGAAAAGTCAAAAGAACAGATCAAAAATAAAAAGCTAAAAGAACGCCCCAGGGAAGTTATCTCCAAAGTATTTTATAAGAGTGGGAATAGAAAAGACTTCGAGGATCAATTACTCAAACAAGGTATTTCGGTGCTGTTTCGGGAGAATGATTCAGGGAGGATTTATGGAGCAACCTTTATCGACCATAAGCAAAAGTTTGTGTTCAACGGATCACGCCTGGGTAAAGAATTTTCTGCCAATGTTTTTAATGAACGATTTGGCGTAGAAAACAAAACGGATGAACAAACCAATTCACCAGACCAGGGCCATTCAGAATATCCTGACAAAAGAGCCTCAGGCATCGAGAATCTGGCGGGATTGTTCGGTATTGAGACTCTTGGCGAAGACTATCAGGAGGAAGCTTTCATAAGAAGAATGAAACGAAAGAAAAGAAAAAAACGAAAAAGCTAA
- the mobA gene encoding conjugal transfer protein MobA gives MVIGKRKNKHKGGRKPKKDPCIHRYAISLNNVDNARFLTLFEESGMDVKAHFITACIFDKPVKVVKIDKGSMDYYMRLTSFYSQFRAIGVNYNQVTKAIKNNFSEKKALAFLAQLQKATFQLVAINQKILELTKEFEGRWLQK, from the coding sequence ATGGTAATAGGAAAAAGAAAGAATAAACACAAAGGGGGACGTAAACCGAAAAAAGATCCGTGTATACATCGTTATGCGATTAGCTTAAATAATGTTGACAATGCACGCTTCCTTACTCTTTTTGAGGAGTCGGGAATGGATGTTAAAGCGCATTTTATTACAGCCTGCATATTTGATAAGCCCGTTAAGGTGGTAAAAATCGATAAGGGATCGATGGATTATTATATGCGTTTAACCTCCTTTTATTCACAATTTAGGGCGATTGGCGTGAATTACAACCAGGTTACCAAAGCAATAAAAAACAACTTTTCGGAGAAAAAGGCACTGGCTTTTCTGGCCCAACTACAGAAAGCAACATTTCAATTGGTTGCGATAAACCAGAAGATATTGGAATTAACCAAAGAATTTGAAGGACGATGGTTGCAAAAATAA
- a CDS encoding ParA family protein — protein sequence MEKETLFIAFSTQKGGVGKTAFTVLMSSYLYYVKGLEIAVVDCDYPQHSIAEMRRRDMEQVMKDNYYKQLAYKQFTALKRKAYQVEKSMPEDAIDVAENLIDGTTIQPDIIFFDLPGTLNSRGVVKTLGGMDYIFSPVSADRVVMESTLKFATMLNENLISVGKSDIKGLYLIWNMVDGREKNELYDVYENVIGELGLNILKTFVPDSKRFRRELTSGHKPVFRSTLFPAHNSLLKGSNLIALADEILKTIKQ from the coding sequence ATGGAAAAAGAAACATTATTTATTGCATTCAGCACACAGAAAGGAGGAGTTGGGAAAACAGCTTTTACCGTTTTAATGTCGAGTTACCTGTACTATGTAAAAGGTTTGGAAATTGCGGTGGTGGATTGTGATTATCCGCAGCATAGTATTGCAGAAATGCGCCGGCGCGATATGGAACAGGTGATGAAAGATAACTATTACAAGCAATTAGCCTATAAACAATTTACTGCACTAAAACGAAAAGCATACCAGGTTGAAAAAAGTATGCCTGAAGATGCCATTGATGTTGCTGAAAATCTGATCGACGGTACAACGATTCAGCCCGATATAATATTTTTCGATCTCCCGGGAACTTTAAACAGCCGAGGTGTGGTAAAAACACTGGGCGGAATGGATTATATCTTTTCGCCGGTTAGTGCCGACCGTGTGGTAATGGAAAGCACACTGAAATTTGCCACTATGTTGAATGAAAATCTGATTAGTGTTGGGAAAAGTGATATCAAAGGTTTGTACCTAATCTGGAATATGGTGGATGGCCGGGAGAAAAATGAACTCTATGATGTTTATGAAAATGTAATTGGTGAGTTAGGCTTAAATATTCTGAAAACTTTTGTTCCCGATTCAAAACGTTTTCGCAGAGAACTGACTTCCGGGCATAAGCCTGTATTCCGTTCAACTCTTTTCCCTGCTCACAACAGCCTTTTAAAAGGAAGTAACCTGATTGCGCTGGCCGACGAAATCCTAAAAACCATTAAACAGTAA
- a CDS encoding DUF3408 domain-containing protein, giving the protein MARKKYNPDEIDEEFIISTIQNDKPEAGKTKEKRPTTVVKRKPINQAYDELFLSDSKTKARFGKNVPIRQEYHKRIQQIIRVIGKDEISIYNYIDNVLTHHFDEFQEEIVKRYNENNEGIF; this is encoded by the coding sequence ATGGCGCGAAAAAAATATAATCCTGACGAAATAGATGAAGAATTTATCATCTCAACCATTCAGAATGACAAACCGGAGGCCGGAAAGACGAAGGAGAAAAGGCCAACAACAGTTGTAAAACGAAAACCGATAAATCAAGCTTATGATGAGCTTTTTCTCTCGGATTCCAAAACGAAGGCACGCTTTGGAAAGAATGTTCCCATCCGTCAGGAATACCACAAACGGATTCAGCAAATCATCCGTGTAATCGGTAAGGATGAGATCTCAATTTATAATTATATCGATAATGTGCTAACACATCATTTTGACGAATTTCAGGAAGAAATCGTCAAACGATACAACGAAAACAACGAAGGTATTTTTTAA
- a CDS encoding adenylate/guanylate cyclase domain-containing protein yields MRLYQNYIDEIKGALSGNLNVYTDGSRSIKKGLESVDGIYNKDEEITINVQPNQSLLPLMRAVGKTKIKNQKLGEHPDFAHLKNTNRIEYHYITSVFIDIKNSTGLFRKYPVTVIKNITNVIQRAAIHTCAILGGYIHRLQGDGVFVYFGGKDVDKKQAVLNALTATSFFTYFVKNDLEKLFEEEGIKDIHTHIGIDFGDDQKVLWAVAGIGVCSEITTYSLHTSLASKMQAIANANSIAVGENVKTISQLSDNLYDWVKDYNGEIKKRYIFQDPAKSFYYKVLDFNWYSFLKSLPYISQDGDGNLFYESESDRRNKLRQTASLITSGNAFTNQHGNISEVSDGVKNQNHRFHYEE; encoded by the coding sequence ATGAGGTTATATCAAAATTATATCGATGAGATCAAAGGTGCATTGTCCGGTAATCTAAATGTATATACAGATGGATCACGGTCAATCAAAAAAGGATTAGAGAGTGTCGATGGAATCTATAATAAAGATGAAGAAATTACGATAAATGTTCAACCAAACCAGAGTTTATTACCACTAATGAGAGCGGTAGGCAAAACTAAAATCAAGAATCAAAAGCTGGGAGAACATCCTGATTTTGCTCATTTAAAAAATACAAATCGGATCGAGTATCATTATATTACTTCAGTTTTTATTGACATTAAGAATTCTACTGGACTATTTAGAAAATATCCTGTTACGGTTATAAAGAATATTACCAATGTAATTCAAAGAGCTGCAATACATACATGTGCAATACTTGGGGGATACATCCACCGTCTGCAAGGTGATGGCGTTTTTGTTTACTTTGGGGGGAAAGATGTAGATAAAAAACAAGCTGTCCTCAATGCTCTAACTGCCACAAGTTTTTTTACATACTTCGTAAAAAATGACTTGGAAAAATTATTTGAAGAAGAAGGAATTAAAGATATTCACACTCATATCGGAATTGATTTTGGTGATGACCAGAAAGTTCTTTGGGCTGTTGCTGGAATTGGTGTATGCAGTGAGATAACCACTTACAGCTTGCACACGAGTCTCGCTTCCAAAATGCAAGCAATTGCCAATGCAAATAGCATTGCTGTTGGAGAAAATGTCAAAACCATATCACAACTTAGTGACAATCTATATGATTGGGTGAAGGATTACAATGGTGAAATAAAGAAAAGATACATATTTCAAGATCCTGCCAAAAGTTTTTATTATAAAGTGTTGGACTTTAACTGGTATAGCTTCTTAAAAAGTCTTCCATATATTTCGCAGGATGGAGATGGAAATTTATTTTACGAATCAGAGTCTGATAGAAGAAATAAGCTTCGCCAAACTGCATCATTAATTACATCAGGCAATGCATTTACAAACCAGCATGGGAACATATCCGAAGTTAGTGATGGGGTAAAAAATCAAAATCATAGGTTCCATTATGAAGAATAA